The candidate division WOR-3 bacterium region TGGATAAGACCTTCTACACCGTCCATAAGCTGCACAAAGGCGCCGAAATCCTTCAGGTTGGTGACTTTGACGACGACCTTCTGCCCCACCTTGAACTTTTCGTCGACCGTTGACCAGGGATCAGGTTTTGTCTGTTTTATGCCGAGCGAAATTCTCCTCTCTTCGCGCGCAATCGACAAGACCACCGCTTCCACTGTATCGCCGACCTTAAGAATCTTCGTCGGATCTTTGATATCCTTGGTCCAGGACATCTCTGAAACATGGACAAGACCTTCCACACCTTTTTCAATCTCGATAAAGGCGCCGTAGTCCACCACACTGGTGACCTTACCCTTGATCTTTGTCCCAACCGGATATTTCTTTTCAATCTTAAGCCAGGGATGTGGTGAAAGCTGTTTGAGTCCGACCGCAATCCTGCCTGTCTCACGGTCCATAACCAGGACCTTAACCTTTATCTTATCATTGATCTTGACCACTTCAGCCGGATGGGTGATCTTGGACCAGGAAATATCCGTTATATGAAGCAGGGCATCGATTCCACCGATGTCGATGAACGCGCCGAAATCAGTGATATTACGCACTACACCATTTATCACATCCCCCACTTTCACCTTATTGAATATCTTCTTCCGTGCCTTTGCCTGTTCTTCTTCAACCGCGAGTTTCCGGGAAACCACGATATTCTTGCGCATCATATTTATCTTTACAATCTTGACTTCGATCTTCTGACCGACCGCGGCGTCGATATCAGCCTGAGATTTGAATTCAATCTGGGAACTGGGTAAGAACGCCTCAACACCGATGATGTCAACGGCGAATCCACCTTTGATACGTTTTCTGATTTTTGCAGTCGCAAGTTCACCGTTTTCATAGAGATGTTTTATCTGGTCCCAAGCCAATTGAAAATCCGCTTTCTTTTTGGAAATCACCGGAAAACCGTCGCGGTCCTCATAGGCCTCCAGAAAAACATAGACCTCTTTGCCGACAAAGGCGTCTTCAGGCGAGGCGAATTCTTCAATCGGTAAAAAACCTTCCGCCTTCAGCCCGAGATTCAAAAGAACGCCGTTTTCCGTCTGTTTGATTATCGTACCTTTTACAATCTCCCCCTCTCTCGGTGTAACAAAAGATGCTTCAAGAAGTTTATTCATTTCTTCTTCTGAATAACTTTTCATTGCTATAAATCCTCCTTTGAATAGTTTTACTATTCAGGTTATGATTATACAAAAATAAAAAGGGTTGTCAATAGAAGGATACAACCGAATTACATCAACATCTTCTTATACATCTTAAGAGTAAAGGGTGCGAACAGAAATGTTTTATGCCTCCTCTTTTTAGAAGAGGAGGCATAATTCTCTTATTCCTCGACTTCTTCTTCCTCGCAGCAGTGTTTCTTGATTATCTTCTTCTTCATTATTTTCTTCAGAAGCGGTTTTTTGAGTTCTTCTCTCTGCTCCGGAGTGAGGACCGACCGGATTTTAAGCATCTCGTCGAGTTTTGTCTGTTTTATTTTAAGTTCGATCTTGTTTATCTCTTCGGTCAATTTCATTATTTTACTTCTATTCGGCGTATCAGCCCTCATCTCTTTTTCCAGGTCGAGTCGTTTCAATTCAATCTCAGCCTTTAAAGGA contains the following coding sequences:
- a CDS encoding 30S ribosomal protein S1, producing the protein MKSYSEEEMNKLLEASFVTPREGEIVKGTIIKQTENGVLLNLGLKAEGFLPIEEFASPEDAFVGKEVYVFLEAYEDRDGFPVISKKKADFQLAWDQIKHLYENGELATAKIRKRIKGGFAVDIIGVEAFLPSSQIEFKSQADIDAAVGQKIEVKIVKINMMRKNIVVSRKLAVEEEQAKARKKIFNKVKVGDVINGVVRNITDFGAFIDIGGIDALLHITDISWSKITHPAEVVKINDKIKVKVLVMDRETGRIAVGLKQLSPHPWLKIEKKYPVGTKIKGKVTSVVDYGAFIEIEKGVEGLVHVSEMSWTKDIKDPTKILKVGDTVEAVVLSIAREERRISLGIKQTKPDPWSTVDEKFKVGQKVVVKVTNLKDFGAFVQLMDGVEGLIHVNDFFWDKKVKKASDYLKKGQKIEAVIRTIDRKNRRISLSIKHTKEDPFTKFTEAHSEGSTITGKVSDILPKGIRLMLENGIEEFIPANYLARRGKKPKDLYKLGEEIEVLIKKINPRLRRIILSEKELHKPPVKKKEAVKPKPTDKFTIGDILGLNKKLGEKEK
- a CDS encoding periplasmic heavy metal sensor, whose translation is MKQIFSITAVLFIVVSLGFAQEGCRNFPPGQPPHGHRMMPEMRLEMLDLTASQRDEIEAARLEAQKKIIPLKAEIELKRLDLEKEMRADTPNRSKIMKLTEEINKIELKIKQTKLDEMLKIRSVLTPEQREELKKPLLKKIMKKKIIKKHCCEEEEVEE